AACAATAAGCAGCAACATTTCTTATTTGACTGGATTCCACATCATGtagaattaaatattaatttctttacattttcttttcgaCATGCATATACTCACAGctgttgttttcagtttgtataTGAGCAGAAATTTATTGCTACTAAAATCTTCATTTAATTCAGCTTGTCGATGATTGTGTATGtcgagctttttcagtttggTGTGTTCCTCTCTACCTGCAGGTGACAGCAGTTGCAAGGGGATGACCGAGCGCATTCATAACATCAATCTTCACAACTTCAGCAATTCTGTACTTGAGACCCTCAATGAGCAGCGCAACCGTGGGCACTTCTGTGACGTGACTGTTCGGATCCATGGAAGTATGCTGCGAGCTCACCGGTGCGTGCTGGCTGCTGGAAGCCCCTTCTTTCAGGACAAGTTGCTCTTGGGCTACAGCGACATTGAGATCCCCTCTGTGGTCTCAGTTCAGTCCATCCAGAAGCTGATTGACTTCATGTACAGTGGGATTTTGCGAGTATCTCAGTCGGAGGCTCTTCAGATTCTCACTGCTGCCAGCATCCTTCAAATTAAGACCGTCATCGATGAGTGCACCCGCATCGTGTCCCAGAATGTGGGTCTGGCAGGTCCAGGAGGGTTCCCTGTTATACCAGGTGATTCTGGTCAGGAAACACCCCGTGGTACTCCAGAGTCTGGCACCTCCGGGCCCAGCAGTGATGCAGAGTCAGGTTATATGCAAGCAACATCACAGCAAAATGTAGATCGTGCATACCCTACCCTGTACTCCTACCCGGGCCTGTCTCTGCAGAACGGCACCCGCGAGCGCCCCCTTTACATCAACCCTATGTCAGCAAATTATGATTCAAGTACTCAGAAGGACCAACAGTCTCAAGATCCACCCTGGATAAACCGTATCCAGGAAAGATCTCAGCAGGTCGATCGCTTCATGTCCACAGCAGAGTCCACTCACTGCCGCAAACAACCCCGACCGGTACGTATACATACAGGAGGGATGCACATAAAGCAGGAGGCCGAAGACGAGTACAGCTGCTATAACGAAATGGGGGACTGCCAAGATGACATTGACCACAGTGAGGGTGTAGAGAGTGAATCCAAGGTTGAAAGTTTTGACTCAGGGGTGAGCTCCTCCATCAGTACAGAGCCAGACACCATGGAGCAGCAGTCGTACCTGACGGGCTATAGTCGAGAAGGTGGTGGAGAAATGCAGCAAGGTGAAGGAGCTCCAGTGCAGATAGAGGTCAATGACTCGTCCCCAGAGCAGGTGCAAAAGACAGAAGATGGGGACACATCCCACAGCACTAGTGACAGTAGCATAATGCAGCCCCTGCCAAATTCAATCAAACTCAGTCCCATGTCGCAGTACATGCGCCAGATAGAATCACACACCAGCAATCTGAGGATGCCGCTCACCGTGACCAGCAATTCCCAAGTGATGGGCACTGCTGGAAGCACCTTCCTGCCCACACTCTTTCCTACACAGCCGGCTAGAGACCACAAGCCTTTCCTTTACCTTCCTGGCCAACAGCAACCCCAATTTGTTGCAGTGCCGCCTCCTGCAATGCCATCATACCCGAACACCATGTCGGTACAGCAAGCGCCAGCTCAACAGCAACAGGCTGCAGGAGGGATTGGTCAGGGGGAAAAGAAGCCCTATGAATGCACTCTCTGCAGTAAAACCTTTACTGCAAAACAGAACTACGTCAAACACATGTTTGTCCATACCGGTAAGTCAACATTTGTCATTTGAAATTAAGAAACTTTATACAAGTTACAAAGCTCAATTAAATGATTGTTTTAGTCATAATTACTGTGAGTCATAGCTGGGCCAGATGTTGACAGGCTACCAAGGTTTGGCATTTGAGATGCATTTGAGAGACATCAGGGAACACAAAGTACAACCAACCTACAGTACCCCAAAACTGTGATGGTCAGAAgttaaaaatagcaaaaaagcAGGCTCTTGAGATGGCATTTAATTTGTCCCTCATGAGCTACTGTCGTCCTGATACAATCTGTTGAAGGAGTGGATAGGAATTCTCCACCATATAAATAAGTCATTTCCACAATTCCACAAAAAAATTGGCCTCATGATTCTGAATGATAAAGTCTGATCCAGTGTCCAGTGTTGTTGATGATGTTTATTAATAGGAAGATACAGACTGCTGTGGGCTGCAACAcgcaaacaacaaacaagcaaacaagctCCATTATTAGCCACtaacagctgtaaaatcagTCCTTACCAAATCACTCCGTCTtctttatacacacacaaattgaAAACATGAAGAGAACCACTCCCTAAACTTCCAACCAATCAGAGATATTAAAAGAGATGCGTCATCATTCACTGCATTGATTAAGcttctgacatgttcaatgacaCTCTGTAAATGTCACTACAACAGtaatacaatatttttatttcagctgaaCTAATTTTGTGAGCAAAGTATCAACATGATAGTTTCATGTAAAGTGTCACTTTCTGTTACAATATTAACTACGCTGACCCATATAAACCATACAAAACTAATATATTGATAGTTTGTTATTGATTATGATGAACATAGACGATCAGAGCCTGTCCCACTCACCAATCTTCTGTTGGTGTGTTGTCTTCAATTTTGCCTCACACTCAAATTTAACAGACAAATGTGCTTGCCCAgatccttctttttttcatatttattattttggttgtggtaattttatgtttattttatttatctatttaatgtTTGGTTTCTCCTAAATCATCCTATCAAAAGGAAAGCACATTATCTCgattaaaaacagaactgaTTAAATCTGCTGAGCTCATCTTTATCATGCAAATCAAGTTCAAATTAGTATGTGGATTTATTAAATTCTAACAATGTGCTTTAAAGTATACAGTATAGAGTTGAAACCAGATGCGAAGCAGAAGCTCAGTTTCACATTTTGTGACTATTTCACCAACAGCAACAGTCACATTTCTTCCATTAAATAATATAGGAAAAATCACGTATTTACTTAATTAACCTAATTACAAACCTGAGTAAAAATTGCCCTAACAATTACATCCATTAGGTCACAGCTGACTAGCATCCTTGTTTCATTTGTATTGAACGTACAATGCTAGTAGAGTTCTCATGCAGCAGATCATTCTCTGCGTGCTGCTTTTTCCTCGCAATGACGGCCCTATCAATCACATACTGGGGAAATCATCAtcacagaaagaaagaattaaatatCATATAATTAGAAGATTCGATAAAAATTGCCTACTCAAACAGCCATCATTATTCCTTTCAGTCCATTTCATGGCCAGAAGCATTTGTTGTATGACAGCTACTTACACAGTTGTGAATCAGAGTTGATGTATTGAAAAGAAGAAATCATGGATGGATAGACTTGATCTGAACATTCCACACAGCTAATGATGGATTacagttgcttttttttaatgcacatatTAGTAAGAATCTAAGGAATGTGACtgtcattaataaaaaacataggCTCCTGGGTAAATACAGTGCATCTAACACATACACATTGCtttagaaaatgaacaaaatgtgtCAAGTGTTCACAAAGCAACTCACTGCACCCCAGTCAAATGTGTTAAAAGATGGTGGACTCAATATTAGTGATAgctgctgcagaggaaacatgCCATTTACTGCAATCAAAAACCTGTCAGCAACATAGAGGCACCTTTTCAATAGTATGACTCACTGTGATGCAGATATGCTGGTTTGAGCAGGAGAGTCATACCTGTTACAGTGTGTACAGTATGCTCTGGCACTACACTGCTGATGTGTATGTGGCCCTGAAATCCGACCATCTTCTGGATCAGATGAAGGGGAAAAGTAATAAAGCAATAGTATCAATTATTGGCTTCATTAAATCAAAGCAGGAAGCTTctcattaattcattcagagcagcagaaaacaacagacATACAGGACTTCATTAGCTCGCATGGCTCAACTCTTCCCGTGCTATTTGGAGTAATACCAGGCTCTTCTTCTACCCATTAGCTTTGTCcttgtattttattaatgtttatattttccaCCCCATAAATCAGCACTTATTCTTATGTAACATGAACTTGCATTATAAGAAAATGGCAGCAGTTTCAGATAGTtacataaattattttgtttcagaATTGTATTAAAATAGCTTCAGTGTAGGTTTTCAGATTTTACTCTTTTACTTTTCTGTTGCTGTAAATATATTTCtataattttataaatgcaCTGTTTTGAAAGGGTTTTATAGTCTTTACATTGCCATAATTGCATTAGGCTACCTATAATAAAAACCTTGCCTTTACACTATTGCAGCATGCAGCTCTTAGTGTAAGCATAACCAAAACGAAGCCAGTACAGGTTTAAATAATTCTAGCCTGAGGTATGTTCCTGTACTGGAAAAGTAACATTGTTGGCTTGAGGCTCCTGATGTTTCTACACAAGTTCAAGTCAGATGATCCTGCCACATTGTCTATGTGGTACCAAGAGCCTGTTGGCTGTGTTCcaggagaataaaaaaaatctaaatttgtcTTGACTCAGTTCCAAACTAGCCTACTAATTTGCtccattttttgtctttaataaacAGACATGCACTGATTTACACACAGCAACATAAGCACCCTGAAATCTTTCATTAAAAGTGACCGCACCACACAGATTTTGACATTTCAGTGAATGCCCCCATCAGGCTGGCTGTTTACACGATGAACAGATGGAGCTAAATTAGCTTTAGAAAAAGAAGTGGAAATCAAATGGGGAGGTAAAGATTCAAAACAATTTCCCAGGAGTGATGCAAATATGCCACTTTTTTCTAAAACTGAAGCATAAATTTAACATTCAGCTATGGTGCCTGTGAAAGCCTCATTTTATGTATAAAAGATTTGTACACATGGCAACAGAGTTACATCACAAGATTTCAATAATTCATTCAGATGTCGtccaaaaatagaaaacaaatgctaggttttttctttttatcttgaGGCACTTTTCCTATCCACTCATTTAACCCTtgaatgctttttgttttgtatgtacATCCAGGTGAGAAGCCTCATCAGTGCAGCATCTGCTGGCGCTCGTTCTCCCTTAAGGATTACTTAATTAAACATATGGTGACACACACAGGGGTTCGGGCCTACCAGTGCAGCATCTGCAACAAGCGTTTCACCCAGAAGAGCTCTCTTAACGTCCACATGCGGCTGCACCGTGGAGAGAAGTCCTATGAGTGCTACATCTGCAAGAAGAAGTTCTCACACAAGACCCTGCTGGAGAGGCACATGGCCCTGCACAGCACAGCCAGCGCCATCACAGGGCTGTCAGGGAGCGCAGGTACCCAGGGCCCAGTTTCCATTCCCATACCTATGGCTGTCCCTGAGCCTGGACCTGGAGTGGTGGCCCTCGCCATGCCAGTAAGTGGGGGTGCTGGAGTAGGGGCTGGGGTAGGAACAGGAGTGGGTGTAGCTGCAGAAGCAAGCTGCCAAGAAGGGACCACCTACGTGTGCTCCGTCTGCCCTGCCAAGTTCGACCAAATGGAGCACTTCAATGACCACATGCGAATGCATGTCTCCGATGGATAAGTACAGATAAATaaacttctttaaaaaagaatgacATACAAAATGGCACtagattttccttttcttgttttgaggTATGAAGAGTAATGAGTATAGACACTGGCACATTAAgtttcccaaaaaaaaaaaaggttttttcttttttttctgttattctaaaagaaaaaaaaagatggtggcCTTAAGGCTTAGTAGTTTGATATTGATCTACTGGATGGATCCTAACTACAGGCCTCTAAATGTATGCTTTCCTAAAATACTGATTTATGTGTTGAACACTACCGAAAGGCCTACGAaagaaacacatacacacaaacacacctttaGTGTAGATAAGTCTGAATGACTATAAATGAGCAAATATGTTTGAGCATTTGTGTATTTGCATATGTTTGTCTGTTGTTctagtgtgtgagtgtgtgtgtgtgtgtgtgtgtgtgtatgtacattgCCATGAAACATAAATCATGGCAGTTGTGAACCCATACTGACCAGTTTGGAAACTATAGATGTCCAAGCTTACTGTGGTATaatttacaatgacaataacaaaagaaaaaaaagaaaaaaaaaaaaagaaaaaaaagtcatctgGGGTTGGGCTACATATTCCCTCTAAAAATACTGATGGTCACAAGATTGCCTTcttatatcaaataaaaaaaggagagtaGTTAATTTGACACtgggttttatttattcctaTGGTATTAAGGGATTATAATGCAGCTGTTGTCAAGGTAccaattttaatcattttactgAAATGTAACTTCCTGTCAGAGAGGATGGGGAAAGCTATTCCTCATGTATTTTCTGATTATTGTCCATGTATTTTAATCATCAAGATAACGTTTACTAAATTTGGCGTGTTGATGAGACAGTATTTGAGcaaaaatatgtttctttttttctgaagtttGGAGTTTAACTCATTTGCATACACTGCCACTTAATACCCTAAAAGACTGTTAAGGCTAGTAAACCTCTTCCATtgcaaaacagaagaaaaaaagaaagatcctTTTGCTGATGATTTTTTtgctgaggatttttttttttttttttttttggccttttaTATTCACAGTTATGGCAGTCTGAAATATGCGACTAAACTCTTTCTTCATAACTGCTGCTCTTCAACTTGCACCCGACTGTTATGGGATAtagatttggaaaaaaaaaagatttgtcaCTTCAACTGTTGTTGGCATTGAGCAGCCTGCATGGTTCATAATGTCATAATTAAATTTACAGTCTTTTGTGGGTTTAGGCTAGTTGATGATTGGAACAGTGTTGTGAAAGATGGGGTAATCTAATTTTAATCAAGTTTCAAATCAAAAGAAATAGTCACCGTTCTTAGAAGGCGCGCATTACCTGTTCATTACAACTGCAAAGCTATttcagcaggtgagaggcaagtGCATCACTCTTCATGTATTGACTCTCCCTGAGGGCTCAAATGGCATGCAGCGTTTTGAAAGGAAATACAGCCTGAAACCAAAACAAGTCACTCCATCAATCGATATTACACTGTTTCATGATATACCACAAGTTGCAGATGGACTGTGTAGACAATAGCTTACATTCCTGATTTAGTAATACCTAGACACAGCAAATACAGAATACACCTGGAGACTTGTCTGTGCAAGTTGTCATCCATGCATCGCATCACTTATGGctaattttgaatatttttaattattttatattgctttttattcagaataagtcacacacagacacacacatgcaactgCCTGCAACTGCAATCTGAAGGATTTGCTTGTTTAAGTGAGCAAACACTTTCGTAGTTGTGTAATTAAGAGAATAACGAACTGCATACGTGGGTCTTTAAATGACCAGctgtcaattaaaaaaaaaacaacaaaaaaacagtgctactttgcacattttcttaaaatgcCTGTGcttaatatttaatcattttcctTAAATGAACTttcttttattcaattttaaatgaaaaaaaaaaacacttttttatctTGATAAATGGACTGCATTATTTTCTTGCATATATGTTGCACTGCTTAAACCAATAAGTGCACTACTGTTAACAGAGATATTATAGtttaagaaaaagttttttgttttttttgcattcGGTTGTAGAGTTCACATTTAATAGAATAGCTTTGTTCCAATTTCTTCATCAAATATTTCAGCAATTCTTGGCTTTTGTTATCGCTTGCTGATACCTACAGTATATTCTTGTGCCGTTTTAATGCAagcatttatctttatttaagctATTATGTGtgctcatttgtgttttaaacttTGAATTCTATGGATTCAGTTCCCTATAAGAGTTTATTTGATtgcatttctttagaaaaagtGCAAAATTTTCCTATGAGAACATCCAAGCCAAACAACATAAACAGTATAACATCAACAGTAATAATAAACAACTCCCATCCAACTCCTCTAATATTGACTATTGTTATATCATTAATAATATTcttataatgtgtgtgtgtgtgtgtgtgtgtgcgtgtgtgtgtgtgtgtatgatatgTGTTTCCTAGAACAACTTTGTGTGAGTTTAAAGGTTTAGGAAGGTGATGGAATGCAGCTTCTTTGATATCTGTCTATCACTTGTACACAATTATGTCCCTTCCTTGGTGTTTGTATGTCtgtgagtgtctgtgtgtggtaaATAGCCTAATCAAATAGTTGATAAGTGGAATATCTCAACTGTAGGGCTTCCTTTGCAATATGCAGCGCTGGTATTATGAGAAACAGCTCTCCAAACATTTTGGGCTAAAAAGGCACCTGTAACAATTGTTCTGAGATTTGACTAAAGCTTAGGTCTAGTACTGTCAACTTTGTTGTACCAGTTTGGAGAAGTGAGGTTGAACATTTCAGAGCTGTGTAGAGTCCGTTTGATAGAACCTTGTGGTGATTCTGTAATTTGGCTTTTCTCTAGCtaaaggatatatatatatctatatatatatatatatatatagatatatatatatatatatatataatttgagGTTAGTCCTCAGTAAAAGTAGCACATTACTGAACATTTGATTAGGCATGTCCCTGTGGTGTGTATATAAGCCTAAACTGTATGGTTCCTGTTTGTAGCTGTTGTTGCCAGGATGGCAATTTTGCTGCATGCTAGTGCTATATTTGTCTCTACACAGCACGTGGAGGGTAATCTCATGCCTTAACAGACAATGCACTAAATAGAATATGTAAGCAACTGCCGAGATCTCTTTCCAACAATATTGCCACTTGTATGGCACACAGCTCATGGCGTTAGTGTTTGTTGTCCGTTCAAGTGAAACACTGCCAAACTATCATCATCACTTCTTAAACAGCAAAAGGCAGAGATGTTGAATTGAACTGTTTCAGTGCAATAAGTATATTCAGTAATTTAGCATTCCTTCATGGCACCTAAATTTTACGTATTTGTGTGAACACATTTATCAAATGCACTATTGACTGTAGCTAGATGAGTACAACCAGCTTTGTGGTATCATTGGTCTAAACAGTAGATTAAGTAGCTTGACGTtggttttttaaatatttaatttcacaattaCACTATCAAATGTTCCTCTATCACATTTTTTTGGAATAACAAAAGTAGCCAATCTTAACGTGAGCTGGGCGAGGGCTAAAAACTCCTCCCATCTTCGGTTGACTTCTTGTATCATAGGGTGTGTGATAGCAGACCAGGCTTGGAAGGATAAGAACCTTTGCTCCAGTGTGTCATAATGTGCTAACAGCGTAACCCCACCCTCCCCTTGCTGCATCAGCATCACGTGCCCTTCACTGTCCATAGTTATATATTCCTTATATTTCCTCGGCTTCTCGTTGTGGTGCTTAATTCTCTTCTCTCGATGTTGCAGAAAAGTCGATTAAAAGTTGTTGCAACATTATCCAGAAAAATAAGTCCTTATCTAAAATGTGCTTCTTCTAGTTGTAGGTATAGACTTTCTGTTTGCAAAGTGTGCAGATATTTTCCAgaataaaacatatttgaaaAAGTAGATGATAGCCTTGAGCCTGCAGCTGTTTGTATTGTGTTTCAAATATATtcctgtttatgttttgtttatcttAGCGTAGAGACACAGGGTCTACAGTACATTGTTGTCCTTGCAGTAAgtttaataaattgttaaacttatttatttattttatgattcCCCATGCTTTTGCTCTGGTGGCCATAGTGGTGTTGATCATAGCTTCATGCAACTGGATAAAGGATTGTTGGTTATTTTTTGCCGTTTACTATATGCTTTGCATTGGGATGAAACAATGAAACAAGGAAATGGAAGGTAGAAATGATTAAGGTAATTTTGTGCGAAGAACAGGGTCGTTTTTAATTCTGATAAgcatgtgtttgtctttgtgttaaTCTTTCGGTCTGTCTCCACACATTTTaagtcagatgtttttatttaggcaAGTCAGAAAGTGAAAAGTAGAATACAGAAAACACCATCCAGATAATACGTAACTTGCATTTTCATCCTTCCACAGTACACCTAAGAGTGA
The sequence above is a segment of the Melanotaenia boesemani isolate fMelBoe1 chromosome 15, fMelBoe1.pri, whole genome shotgun sequence genome. Coding sequences within it:
- the zbtb20 gene encoding zinc finger and BTB domain-containing protein 20, encoding MTERIHNINLHNFSNSVLETLNEQRNRGHFCDVTVRIHGSMLRAHRCVLAAGSPFFQDKLLLGYSDIEIPSVVSVQSIQKLIDFMYSGILRVSQSEALQILTAASILQIKTVIDECTRIVSQNVGLAGPGGFPVIPGDSGQETPRGTPESGTSGPSSDAESGYMQATSQQNVDRAYPTLYSYPGLSLQNGTRERPLYINPMSANYDSSTQKDQQSQDPPWINRIQERSQQVDRFMSTAESTHCRKQPRPVRIHTGGMHIKQEAEDEYSCYNEMGDCQDDIDHSEGVESESKVESFDSGVSSSISTEPDTMEQQSYLTGYSREGGGEMQQGEGAPVQIEVNDSSPEQVQKTEDGDTSHSTSDSSIMQPLPNSIKLSPMSQYMRQIESHTSNLRMPLTVTSNSQVMGTAGSTFLPTLFPTQPARDHKPFLYLPGQQQPQFVAVPPPAMPSYPNTMSVQQAPAQQQQAAGGIGQGEKKPYECTLCSKTFTAKQNYVKHMFVHTGEKPHQCSICWRSFSLKDYLIKHMVTHTGVRAYQCSICNKRFTQKSSLNVHMRLHRGEKSYECYICKKKFSHKTLLERHMALHSTASAITGLSGSAGTQGPVSIPIPMAVPEPGPGVVALAMPVSGGAGVGAGVGTGVGVAAEASCQEGTTYVCSVCPAKFDQMEHFNDHMRMHVSDG